A genomic window from Streptomyces sp. 846.5 includes:
- a CDS encoding histidine phosphatase family protein, with product MSNRVRVWCLRHGESENVTFAIAGAVPSAPLTELGQRQAVLAARTLADEPISGIYASTALRARQTAQPLAAAAGMSVQAMPELMEVGIGRHEGSGDPTVRRQTADVLRAWVVDKDLEQRVADGETGHDVVTRVTTAFHHIAEQHPGETVTVVGHVASLTAGLGRLCELGAAVWGTPLPHAQPFLIEWTGSSWHCPTWPGAVLTRHHPG from the coding sequence ATGAGCAACCGCGTCCGGGTGTGGTGCCTTCGGCACGGCGAGTCGGAGAACGTCACCTTCGCGATCGCCGGGGCGGTTCCCAGCGCACCCTTGACCGAACTGGGACAGCGCCAGGCGGTGCTCGCGGCCCGAACCCTGGCGGACGAGCCGATCAGCGGGATCTATGCCAGCACGGCCCTGCGCGCACGACAGACCGCGCAGCCGCTCGCTGCCGCGGCCGGCATGTCGGTCCAGGCGATGCCTGAGCTGATGGAGGTCGGCATCGGCAGGCACGAAGGAAGCGGCGATCCGACCGTCCGACGGCAGACGGCGGACGTGCTGCGCGCCTGGGTCGTCGACAAGGACCTGGAGCAACGGGTCGCGGACGGCGAGACCGGGCACGACGTCGTCACCCGCGTGACCACGGCCTTCCATCACATCGCCGAGCAGCACCCGGGAGAGACCGTCACCGTTGTCGGCCACGTGGCCAGCCTCACGGCCGGACTCGGCCGCCTCTGCGAGCTCGGCGCCGCCGTCTGGGGAACACCCCTGCCCCATGCGCAACCGTTCCTCATCGAGTGGACCGGCAGTTCCTGGCACTGCCCCACATGGCCGGGAGCGGTCCTGACGCGGCACCACCCTGGCTGA
- the murJ gene encoding murein biosynthesis integral membrane protein MurJ: protein MVEQAGVGTESGRRGRGRHARRGAGAASGGLMRSSALMAVGTVASRATGMVRLMLQAAALGTLAVGGSYNTANTLPTSLYVLLIGGALNSVLVPQLIRARVEHPDGGVAHEQRLFTLVLSVLAVGTVLMVVLAPQIVGLYMPDSAGNHQLFELTVAFARFLLPQVFFYGLYFMLGQALNARGRFGAMMWTPVLNNVVLIALFGLYMWLVPAPADAAAVTPAQVRLLGIGTTIGIVLQALCLIPFLAGSGFRWRPRFDWRGTGLRKSVGAARWTLLFVLVNQVALAVVTRYANAVDALLPTAGAGNSAYFFAQNIWILPQAIVTVSLVTALLPRMSRAAAEHRLHDMREDLSRGLRVTGAVIVPASIFFLAFGPQIATLMFSYSSSGPASEQPLGHMLQAFALGLIPFSAQYLLLRGFYAFEDTRTPFRMAVWISAIDIALATGCHLLLPARWAVTGMAAAYALSYTIGLLITGARLRRRLEGRLDGKRLLRTYAKLGTAATTAGIVGWAAAHACTGLVAAPAAESLLALGAGGGAMLALFLLLGRLLRISELHGLPGQA, encoded by the coding sequence ATGGTTGAGCAGGCAGGGGTGGGTACCGAGTCGGGGCGGCGCGGGCGGGGGCGTCATGCCAGGCGGGGCGCGGGGGCGGCGTCGGGTGGGTTGATGAGGTCGTCGGCGTTGATGGCGGTGGGCACGGTGGCATCGCGGGCTACCGGGATGGTCCGGTTGATGCTGCAGGCGGCCGCGCTGGGCACGTTGGCGGTGGGTGGTTCCTACAACACCGCGAACACCCTGCCGACCAGCCTGTATGTCCTGCTGATCGGTGGGGCGTTGAACTCGGTGCTGGTGCCGCAGTTGATTCGTGCCCGGGTCGAGCATCCCGACGGCGGGGTGGCGCACGAGCAGCGGTTGTTCACGCTGGTGCTGAGCGTACTCGCGGTGGGCACGGTGCTGATGGTGGTGTTGGCGCCGCAGATCGTCGGGCTGTACATGCCCGACTCGGCCGGCAACCACCAGCTCTTCGAGCTGACGGTGGCCTTCGCCCGCTTCCTGCTGCCGCAGGTCTTCTTCTACGGCCTGTACTTCATGCTGGGACAGGCCCTCAACGCCCGGGGCAGGTTCGGCGCGATGATGTGGACTCCGGTACTGAACAACGTCGTCCTGATCGCCCTGTTCGGGCTGTACATGTGGCTGGTGCCCGCGCCGGCCGACGCCGCGGCGGTGACGCCGGCGCAGGTGCGGCTGCTGGGGATCGGCACCACGATCGGCATCGTCCTGCAGGCGCTGTGCCTGATCCCCTTCCTCGCGGGTTCGGGCTTCCGGTGGAGGCCGCGGTTCGACTGGCGCGGCACGGGGTTGCGCAAGAGCGTGGGCGCGGCTCGCTGGACTTTGCTGTTCGTCCTGGTCAACCAGGTCGCCCTGGCCGTGGTGACGCGCTACGCCAACGCTGTCGACGCGCTGCTGCCCACGGCCGGGGCGGGCAACAGCGCCTACTTCTTCGCGCAGAACATCTGGATCCTGCCGCAGGCCATCGTCACGGTCTCCCTGGTGACAGCGCTGCTGCCGCGGATGAGCCGGGCTGCGGCCGAGCACCGGCTGCACGACATGCGTGAGGACCTGTCCCGGGGCCTGCGCGTCACCGGCGCGGTTATCGTTCCTGCCTCGATCTTCTTCCTGGCCTTCGGCCCGCAGATCGCGACCCTGATGTTCTCCTACAGCAGCAGCGGCCCGGCCTCCGAACAGCCGCTGGGCCACATGCTCCAGGCGTTCGCCCTGGGCCTGATCCCGTTCTCCGCCCAGTACCTGCTCCTACGCGGCTTCTACGCCTTCGAGGACACCCGCACCCCGTTCCGGATGGCGGTATGGATCTCCGCCATCGACATCGCCCTGGCCACCGGCTGCCATCTCCTCCTCCCCGCGCGCTGGGCGGTCACCGGCATGGCCGCCGCCTACGCTCTCTCCTACACGATCGGCCTGCTGATCACAGGGGCACGCCTGCGCCGCCGACTCGAAGGGCGCCTGGACGGCAAGCGCCTCCTGCGCACGTACGCCAAGCTCGGCACTGCCGCCACGACCGCCGGCATCGTCGGCTGGGCCGCGGCCCACGCCTGCACCGGCCTGGTCGCGGCTCCGGCAGCTGAATCCCTGCTGGCTCTGGGGGCGGGCGGCGGCGCGATGCTCGCCCTGTTCCTGCTCCTGGGCCGCCTGCTTCGAATCAGCGAACTACACGGACTTCCCGGCCAGGCGTGA